From a single Sediminibacterium sp. KACHI17 genomic region:
- a CDS encoding phosphoribosyltransferase family protein: MSNRNYILTKDAAARKLHRMALELAEQLNGDDAPLIILGIRNSGMVIAEKIAEHLKKYISNNIQTASITLDKVAPMEVTVSAPIDFTGLHVVITDDVTNSGRTLLFALKPLLNYHPKTIQTLVLVERMHKMFPVKPDYVGLSVSTTLQDHIQVEVKDGEVTGAYIS; encoded by the coding sequence ATGAGTAACCGGAATTATATCCTAACCAAGGATGCAGCAGCACGTAAGCTGCACAGGATGGCATTGGAATTGGCTGAACAATTAAATGGGGATGATGCACCTCTGATTATTTTGGGTATTCGGAACAGTGGTATGGTGATCGCAGAAAAGATCGCTGAGCATCTGAAAAAATATATATCCAATAATATACAGACTGCTTCCATTACATTGGACAAAGTAGCTCCAATGGAAGTGACTGTAAGTGCCCCCATCGATTTTACCGGATTGCATGTGGTGATCACAGATGATGTCACGAATAGTGGCAGAACCCTGTTGTTTGCACTAAAACCCTTACTCAATTATCATCCTAAAACCATTCAAACCCTTGTACTAGTAGAAAGGATGCACAAAATGTTTCCTGTTAAACCTGATTATGTTGGGTTGTCAGTTTCTACAACACTGCAAGATCATATTCAAGTAGAAGTAAAGGATGGTGAGGTGACAGGCGCATATATTTCCTGA
- a CDS encoding phospho-sugar mutase, producing the protein MDARIQEKVNTWLSGNYDETTKEAIRQMPADEQADAFYRNLEFGTGGLRGIMGVGTNRVNKYTIGMATQGFANYLKKTYPNQEIKVSIGHDSRNNSRFFAETTANVFAANGIKVFLFEALRPTPELSFSIRHLGCHAGVVCTASHNPKEYNGYKAYWNDGGQLVPPHDKNVIKEVEAITSVDEVLWEGGENNITLMGADMDQAYLKMVKGLSVYPDVIAAQHDLKIVYTPIHGTGITLVPDVLKAFGFTNVTVVEEQAKPDGNFPTVIYPNPEESETMSIGLQKAKEMDADILLGTDPDADRVGIGVKNHKGEWVLMNGNQTAVLAFAYMIEARKTKGIAQPNDMVISTIVTSEMINEVARQNQVACYNVLTGFKWIAELIKEKEGKENYVIGGEESFGLMIGDKIRDKDAVSAVALMCEMAAYEKAKGRTLFDKMIELYIQYGFYYENLISITKKGMNGQKEIAEMMENYRNQPPSSIDGSPVITLLDYDLQKGKNLVTGEEWTINLPKSNVLQFITEDGSKISARPSGTEPKIKFYFSVNTALKNKADFDATYASLQQKIDRIIADMKLK; encoded by the coding sequence ATGGATGCTAGAATACAAGAGAAAGTGAATACCTGGCTTTCAGGTAACTATGATGAGACAACCAAGGAAGCTATTCGACAGATGCCGGCTGATGAGCAGGCAGATGCTTTTTATCGTAACCTTGAATTTGGTACGGGTGGATTAAGAGGTATCATGGGTGTGGGTACCAATCGTGTGAATAAATACACGATCGGAATGGCCACACAAGGCTTTGCGAACTATTTGAAAAAGACATACCCGAATCAGGAGATCAAAGTCTCTATTGGACATGATAGCCGCAATAACAGCCGTTTTTTTGCTGAAACCACTGCCAATGTATTCGCTGCCAATGGTATCAAAGTATTTCTCTTTGAAGCGTTACGACCAACTCCTGAATTGAGTTTTTCGATCAGACATTTAGGATGTCATGCAGGGGTCGTATGTACAGCATCGCATAATCCTAAAGAATACAATGGATACAAAGCCTATTGGAATGATGGGGGACAATTAGTGCCACCACATGATAAAAACGTGATCAAAGAGGTAGAAGCCATTACCAGTGTTGATGAAGTATTGTGGGAAGGCGGAGAGAATAATATTACGCTGATGGGTGCTGATATGGATCAGGCCTATCTGAAAATGGTGAAAGGTCTCAGTGTCTATCCCGACGTGATCGCAGCGCAACATGATCTGAAGATTGTATATACGCCCATACATGGAACGGGTATAACATTGGTGCCGGATGTTTTAAAAGCGTTCGGATTTACCAATGTAACAGTGGTAGAAGAACAAGCTAAACCAGATGGTAATTTTCCAACAGTGATCTATCCAAATCCGGAAGAAAGTGAAACCATGAGTATCGGTTTGCAAAAAGCAAAAGAAATGGATGCCGATATTTTATTGGGTACGGATCCTGATGCAGACAGGGTAGGGATCGGTGTAAAAAATCACAAAGGTGAGTGGGTACTGATGAATGGAAATCAGACCGCAGTACTTGCATTTGCTTATATGATCGAAGCCCGTAAAACAAAAGGGATCGCTCAGCCAAATGATATGGTGATCTCTACGATCGTAACTTCTGAGATGATCAATGAAGTGGCCAGACAAAATCAGGTAGCTTGTTATAATGTTCTTACAGGTTTTAAATGGATTGCTGAATTGATCAAAGAGAAAGAAGGAAAAGAAAACTATGTGATCGGTGGAGAAGAGAGTTTTGGTTTGATGATCGGAGATAAGATCCGGGATAAAGATGCTGTCAGTGCAGTTGCTTTGATGTGTGAAATGGCAGCTTATGAAAAAGCAAAAGGCAGAACCTTATTCGATAAAATGATCGAATTGTACATACAGTATGGTTTTTACTATGAAAACCTTATTAGTATCACCAAGAAGGGAATGAATGGACAAAAAGAGATCGCTGAAATGATGGAGAACTACCGAAATCAGCCTCCATCTTCTATTGATGGTTCTCCGGTGATCACATTATTGGATTACGATCTTCAGAAAGGTAAGAATCTGGTTACGGGTGAAGAGTGGACCATCAATCTGCCGAAAAGTAATGTACTGCAGTTCATTACAGAAGATGGCAGTAAGATCTCAGCGCGTCCTTCCGGTACAGAACCTAAGATCAAATTTTATTTCAGTGTGAATACTGCATTGAAAAATAAAGCTGACTTTGATGCAACTTATGCATCACTGCAACAGAAGATTGATCGAATCATCGCTGATATGAAATTGAAATAA